A window of the Podospora bellae-mahoneyi strain CBS 112042 chromosome 6, whole genome shotgun sequence genome harbors these coding sequences:
- the pis1 gene encoding phosphatidylinositol synthase 1 (CDP-alcohol phosphatidyltransferase1) (BUSCO:EOG09264CP8; COG:I; EggNog:ENOG503NV6B), producing the protein MAGVTTRRQAATAQQEKNATTVNGNAAPVMEQENAPRDILDDLDDDEPAENIFLFYPNLIGYARIILAVASLYYMPIHPRTCTLLYSISCLLDALDGIAARAYNQSTRFGAVLDMVTDRCTTSCLLTFLASAFPRWAILFQLLISLDLASHYMHMYATLALGGSNTSHKNVDKSRSFLLNLYYTNKNVLFIACFLNEAFFVGLYLLSFSSPLLSPSLLETVPPSTAAAIHQGAQVNSSILSMIFANPYSAGALEMARANKMDSFWPWVITGVSFPVMAFKQVVNVIQLVKASRWLAEGDIEARREARRIAKRRQE; encoded by the exons ATGGCAGGTGTTACAACGAGGAGACAGGCCGCGACCGCgcaacaagaaaagaatgCCACCACCGTCAACGGCAATGCTGCCCCTGTCATGGAACAGGAGAACGCTCCACGAGATATCCTCGATGAcctcgacgatgacgagcCCGCCGAGAACATTTTCCTTTTCTATCCCAACCTGATCGGATACGCCAGAATCATCCTCGCTGTTGCGTCGCTCTACTACATGCCCATTCATCCAAGAACCTGCACACTGCTATACTCCATCAGTTGTCTGCTCGACGCATTAGATGGAATTGCCGCCAGAGCGTACAATCAAAGTACGCGCTTCGGCGCCGTGCTTGATATGG TTACGGATCGGTGCACCACTTCCTGCCTTCTGACTTTCCTCGCTTCTGCCTTTCCCCGGTGGgccatcctcttccagctcctgATCTCTCTTGATCTTGCCAGCCACT ACATGCACATGTACGCcacccttgcccttggcggCAGCAACACCTCCCACAAGAACGTCGACAAGTCCCGTTCCTTCCTCCTGAACCTCTACTACACCAACAAG AAcgtcctcttcatcgcctGCTTCCTGAACGAGGCTTTCTTCGTCGGCTTgtacctcctctccttcagctccCCGCTCCTCTCGCCCTCTCTTCTTGAAACCGTTCCTCCCTcgaccgccgccgccattcACCAGGGCGCCCAGGTCAACTCTAGCATTCTCAGCATGATCTTCGCCAATCCCTACAGCGCCGGTGCGCTcgagatggcgagggcgaaCAAGATGGACAGTTTCTGGCCTTGGGTTATCACTGGTGTGAGCTTCCCCGTCATGGCCTTCAAGCAGGTCGTGAACGTGATCCAGCTGGTCAAGGCGAGCAGGTGGCTCGCTGAGGGTGACATTGAGGCCAGGAGGGAGGCTAGAAGGATTGCCAAGAGGAGGCAGGAGTAA
- the URA3 gene encoding orotidine 5'-phosphate decarboxylase (COG:F; BUSCO:EOG09263Q7N; EggNog:ENOG503NW2K), whose amino-acid sequence MLDRHPTLLQPYSERAKTATHPLSRYLFRLMDLKASNLCLSADVTTARELLALADRVGPSIVVLKTHYDLISGWDYNPQTGTGVKLAALARKHGFLIFEDRKFVDIGKTVQMQYTAGTARIIEWAHITNANIDAGKDMVRAMAEAAANWKARIHYEVKTSVSVGTPVAGQFDDGEEQNNGGSDRDSDGRKGSIVSITTVTQSFEPADSPRLAKTNEHGDELVFPGIEEPPMDRGLLLLAQMSSKGCLMTKDYTQACVEAAREHKDFVMGYVAQEALNSAPDDNFIHMTPGCKLPPPGEEENGHVEGDGLGQQYNTPAKLITLLGTDIVIVGRGIIQAADPPTEAERYRRKAWKAYLARLS is encoded by the coding sequence ATGTTAGACCGTCATCCCACTCTGCTCCAGCCTTACTCTGAGCGGGCCAAGACGGCCACTCACCCACTCTCCCGGTACCTCTTTCGGTTGATGGACCTCAAGGCCTCCAACCTCTGTCTCAGCGCCGATGTCACAACGGCTCGGGAACTCCTCGCGCTTGCCGATAGGGTCGGCCCGTCCATCGTCGTTCTCAAGACTCACTACGATTTGATCTCGGGATGGGACTACAACCCGCAGACCGGCACTGGCGTCAagctcgccgccctcgccagaAAACACGGCTTCCTCATCTTTGAGGACAGAAAATTTGTCGACATTGGAAAGACAGTCCAGATGCAGTACACAGCCGGCACTGCCCGCATAATAGAATGGGCACACATTACCAACGCCAACATCGACGCTGGCAAGGACATGGTCCGCGCCATGGCGGAAGCGGCGGCCAACTGGAAGGCACGCATTCACTACGAGGTCAAGACGTCCGTCTCTGTTGGCACACCAGTTGCTGGCcagtttgatgatggggaagagcAAAACAATGGCGGGAGCGACAGGGACTCTGACGGGCGAAAAGGAAGTAtcgtctccatcaccacagtCACCCAGTCCTTTGAGCCTGCTGACTCACCGAGATTGGCCAAGACCAACGAGCATGGCGATGAGCTCGTCTTCCCCGGCATCGAGGAACCGCCAATGGACCGCGGACTGCTCTTACTGGCGCAAATGTCGTCCAAGGGCTGCCTGATGACCAAGGACTACACCCAGGCCTGTGTCGAGGCCGCTCGCGAGCACAAGGACTTCGTCATGGGTTATGTAGCGCAAGAAGCCCTCAACTCTGCTCCAGATGACAACTTTATCCACATGACTCCTGGCTGCAAGCTACCACCAccgggcgaggaggagaacggACATGTCGAGGGCGACGGCTTGGGCCAGCAGTACAACACCCCGGCCAagctcatcaccctcctcggcacTGACATCGTCATTGTGGGACGCGGCATCATCCAGGCCGCGGACCCCCCGACAGAGGCTGAGCGCTACAGAAGGAAAGCGTGGAAGGCGTACCTGGCTCGTCTGAGTTAA
- a CDS encoding hypothetical protein (EggNog:ENOG503P0EI; COG:K) produces the protein MSTSSPGNAGAWPATANGASSEYPDAGLNNDTAAAEDNAPARPPPRKRRRIVISCTECHRRKQKCDRQLPCTNCISRNKHSACHYETGAPTARQQQRRQQLVAPTNGAADGADGGGGASNSGSGSGSTTTATSPDMGKSPITSSSSTTTHHTGSDLSEHIATNGGKPVTKVASETFGYSGAGTLGFLRKIEESTTGNENLPPPPGQPTSIDQTTPSISDGLTREKYKSLIRQLPARVHIEKLVDIYFREFNWQYYALDRTLFDSLLAQWYTLPFSILSQGGPSQIPLSLRPFPGLLFNIIAIALLTLSSDDREFEGLLYAGLNMTFEDLANDYSDSGLQVLQVLGKRSMTLTTVLAGFARASFLKYVGLVTESWHAIGSAIRDAQEIGLHRDSLDPRPPSGATLQEVLEVQWEVQRRRKIWMTLVVWDVHMAGVLGRPTTINLTAVPPSLPVDVKGDSPGASPSGELMPIVERGENEPPTPLTRAVWAYHLMVPMREILELEKEGPCPRDFGRVDKLHEEVVSIEKKTPPFFRLENPDTRFDDREDCYWLPLARVILPQLSSFELMALHRPYIFTRPKSRTEALKASLGMLNAQRLHFMALRPALYKTFALFFGTFDAIVLMAAIYILFPREHPELVQSALQHFQWAVERFEAMSERNALAKAALGVLHAVRLRLRRSLDSVANKSQSASSGTSPSTTTTVTSKANPLSQSSSSTGTNAAASSGGGHHWETHTPRRASRSSSSTGAGSAISPNPLQVPLGPLDFSQPGSSTSVTPTTDRNFYPGGQVDWTLPSDFNWASLQPIYPTHDLIFNDLVGVGDTNGNGLSWDTRTTVPGLGGLTTVVGGREQVQQQQGVQGQGQQGGVNWQQFEGDFGNDSVWSLLNQFGPM, from the exons ATGTCCACTTCGAGTCCCGGCAATGCGGGAGCATGGCCTGCTACCGCCAACGGTGCCTCGTCCGAGTACCCTGATGCCGGACTGAACAAtgacaccgccgccgccgaagacAATGCGCCGGCCCGGCCACCGCCGAGGAAACGGAGGAGGATCGTGATCTCTTGTACCGAATGTCATAGGCGCAAGCAAAAG TGTGACCGACAGCTCCCTTGCACGAACTGCATCTCACGAAACAAACATAGCGCATGCCACTACGAAACCGGTGCGCCGACAGCAAGACAACAGCAGAGACGCCAACAGCTAGTTGCCCCTACGAATGGCGCCGCCGATGGCgcagacggtggtggaggggccTCCAACTCGGGTTCAGGCTCCggctcaacaaccacagccaccTCCCCTGACATGGGCAAATCCCCCATCacgtcctcttcatcaacgaCAACTCACCACACCGGCAGCGATCTCTCCGAGCACATCGCCACCAACGGGGGTAAACCCGTCACCAAAGTCGCGTCTGAAACCTTTGGCTACTCTGGCGCCGGCACGCTCGGTTTCCTCCGTAAAATCGAAGAGTCCACCACTGGCAACGAGAAcctgcctcccccccccGGGCAACCTACCTCGATTGACCAAACTACACCCTCCATCTCAGACGGGTTGACAAGAGAGAAGTACAAATCCTTGATCCGGCAACTCCCTGCGAGGGTCCACATCGAGAAGCTAGTTGATATTTACTTTCGGGAGTTCAACTGGCAGTATTACGCCCTCGACAGGACTTTGTTCGACAGCTTGCTCGCGCAATGGtacaccctccccttttccatcctcAGTCAAGGCGGGCCGTCCCAAATCCCGCTATCACTGAGGCCTTTTCCGGGGTTGCTGTTCAATATTATTGCTATTGCTCTCTTGACCCTTTCGTCAGATGACAGGGAGTTCGAGGGGCTGTTGTATGCAGGGTTGAATATGACTTTTGAGGATTTGGCGAATGATTATTCTGACTCTGGGCTGCAAGTTTTGCAAGTGCTGGGCAAGAGATCAATGACGCTCACGACAGTCTTGGCTGGGTTTGCCAGGGCGAGTTTCCTCAAATATGTCGGCTTGGTGACGGAAAGCTGGCATGCGATTGGGAGTGCGATTAGAGATGCGCAGGAGATTGGGCTGCACAGGGATAGTTTGGATCCGAGGCCTCCTTCTGGGGCGACGTTgcaggaggtgttggaggtgcaGTGGGAGGTGCAAAGACGGAGAAAGATATGGATGACGCTTGTGGTTTGGGATGTGCACATGGCTGGCGTGCTGGGTCGGCCGACGACGATCAACCTGACGGCCGTGCCGCCGAGCTTGCCGGTTGATGTGAAGGGGGACTCGCCGGGTGCCAGCCCATCGGGGGAGTTGATGCCGATTGTGGAGCGGGGGGAGAATGAGCCGCCTACGCCGTTGACGAGGGCGGTGTGGGCGTATCATCTTATGGTGCCGATGAGGGAGATtctggagctggagaaggaagggCCGTGCCCGAGGgattttgggagggtggataAGCTtcatgaggaggttgtttcgattgagaagaagacgccGCCTTTTTTCAGGTTGGAGAATCCGGACACGAGGTTTGATGATAGGGAGGATTGTTACTGGTTGCCGTTGGCGAGGGTTATTTTGCCGCAGCTGTCGTCTTTTGAGCTAATGGCGTTGCACAGGCCGTATATTTTTACCAGGCCAAAGAGTCGGACGGAGGCGCTCAAGGCGagtttggggatgttgaaTGCGCAGAGGTTGCACTTCATGGCGCTGAGGCCGGCTTTGTACAAGAC ATTCGCCCTCTTCTTTGGCACCTTTGACGCCATCGTCCTCATGGCAGCAATTTacatcctcttcccccgTGAACACCCAGAGCTCGTCCAGTCCGCCCTTCAACACTTCCAGTGGGCAGTCGAGCGCTTCGAGGCAATGTCTGAGCGCAACGCTCTCGCCAAAGCAGCCCTGGGTGTCCTCCACGCTGTCCGTCTTCGCCTCCGACGCTCTCTCGATTCCGTCGCcaacaagtcacaatcgGCCTCATCCGGCACCAGcccttcaaccaccacaacagtcACCTCCAAAGCCAACCCTTTGTCCcagtcctcttcctccaccggcaccaacgCCGCTGCTTCCAGTGGCGGCGGCCACCACTGGGAAACCCACACCCCGCGCCGCGCCTCCCgttcctcatcttccactGGCGCCGGTagcgccatctcccccaaccctcttcaGGTCCCCCTCGGGCCCTTGGATTTCTCCCAACCGGGAAGCAGCACCTCTGtcacaccaacaacagaccGCAACTTTTACCCCGGTGGGCAAGTAGACTGGACGCTGCCAAGTGACTTTAACTGGGCTTCCCTTCAACCTATATACCCCACACATGATTTGATCTTTAATGATTTAGTCGGCGTAGGGGACACAAATGGGAACGGCCTAAGTTGGGACACGAGAACTACTGTCCCTGGGCTGGGGGGGCTGACtactgttgttggggggagggagcaagtccagcagcagcagggggtTCAAGGTCAGGGACAGCAAGGGGGGGTGAACTGGCAGCAGTTTGAGGGTGATTTTGGGAATGATAGCGTTTGGAGTTTGCTGAACCAGTTTGGGCCGATGTAG